In Microbulbifer salipaludis, a genomic segment contains:
- a CDS encoding valine--tRNA ligase, which yields MDKTYQPNAIEQQWYKTWEESGYFKPSGDTQAAPYSIMIPPPNVTGSLHMGHGFQESIMDALIRYHRMKGDNTLWQVGTDHAGIATQMVVERLLAAEGKNRHELGRDKFIEKVWEWKEESGGNITRQLRRLGASPDWSRERFTMDDGFYKAVQEVFIRLYEDDLIYRGKRLVNWDPKLHTAISDLEVLNEEEQGSLWHFRYPLTDGSGHLVVATTRPETMLGDTAVAVHPEDERYKHLIGKTIKLPLADREIPIIADDYVDLEFGTGCVKITPAHDFNDYEMGQRHNLEMINILDQDANLNDNVPEKYRGMERFAARKQVVEDLDALGLLEKIEPHTLKVPRGDRSGVVIEPWLTDQWYVKTQPLAEEAIKVVEDGRVEFVPKNYENMYFSWMRDIQDWCISRQLWWGHRIPAWYDNDGKVYVGRSEEEVREKHNLGDIELRQDDDVLDTWFSSGLWTFGTLGWPEETPELNTFHPTSVLVTGFDIIFFWVARMMMLTLYFKKEVPFKNVYVHGLVRDGQGQKMSKSKGNVLDPIDLIDGIDLESLVQKRTSGMQVPHLREKIEKQTRKEFPEGLAAYGTDALRYTYYSLASTGRDIKFDVGRIEGFRNFCNKIWNASRYVLQNCEGHDCGQGGSEDFELSIADRWIISQLQRTEIAVKEAIESYRFDLASQALYDFVWSEYCSWYLELSKPVLWDDNASDAVKKGTRRTLIRVLETVLRLLHPMMPYITEEVWQRVKALAGKAGDTIMLQPYPEANEHRIDENAEAAIAWLKEVIEGVRNIRGEINISPAKKIPLILRNGDERDAALLKQTRSLLTKLASLESIDWLEKGAEAPASSTALVGDLELLVPMAGLIDVEAESARVQKELDKLDKNLAQVAGKLKNPNFVDKAPEAVVNKERERLAELESARVRFTEQLESLKNL from the coding sequence ATGGACAAGACATACCAGCCAAACGCCATCGAACAGCAGTGGTACAAAACCTGGGAAGAGAGTGGTTACTTCAAACCCTCCGGCGATACCCAGGCCGCCCCCTACTCCATCATGATTCCGCCGCCCAACGTCACCGGCAGCCTGCATATGGGCCACGGTTTCCAGGAATCCATCATGGATGCACTGATTCGCTACCACCGCATGAAAGGCGACAACACCCTGTGGCAGGTGGGCACTGACCACGCAGGTATCGCCACCCAGATGGTGGTAGAGCGCCTGCTGGCCGCCGAGGGCAAGAATCGCCACGAGCTGGGCCGCGACAAATTTATCGAAAAGGTGTGGGAGTGGAAGGAAGAGTCCGGCGGCAATATCACCCGCCAGCTGCGTCGCCTCGGCGCCAGCCCGGACTGGTCCCGCGAGCGCTTCACCATGGACGACGGCTTCTACAAGGCGGTGCAGGAAGTCTTTATCCGCCTGTACGAAGACGACCTGATCTACCGCGGCAAGCGTCTGGTGAACTGGGACCCGAAACTGCACACCGCCATTTCCGATCTGGAAGTGCTGAACGAGGAAGAACAGGGCAGCCTGTGGCACTTCCGCTATCCGCTGACCGACGGCTCCGGCCATCTTGTAGTCGCCACCACCCGCCCGGAAACTATGCTGGGTGATACCGCCGTGGCGGTGCACCCGGAAGACGAGCGCTACAAGCACCTGATTGGCAAGACCATCAAACTGCCGCTGGCGGACCGTGAAATTCCGATCATCGCCGACGACTATGTCGACCTAGAGTTCGGTACCGGCTGTGTGAAGATCACCCCGGCCCACGACTTCAACGACTACGAAATGGGCCAGCGCCACAATCTGGAGATGATCAACATCCTGGATCAGGATGCGAACCTGAACGACAACGTGCCGGAGAAATACCGCGGCATGGAGCGTTTCGCTGCGCGCAAGCAGGTAGTAGAAGACCTGGATGCCCTGGGCCTGCTGGAAAAAATCGAGCCGCACACATTGAAGGTCCCTCGCGGTGACCGCAGTGGCGTTGTGATCGAGCCGTGGCTGACAGATCAGTGGTATGTGAAAACCCAGCCGCTGGCGGAGGAAGCCATCAAGGTGGTGGAAGACGGCCGCGTGGAATTTGTGCCGAAAAACTACGAGAACATGTACTTCTCCTGGATGCGTGACATCCAGGACTGGTGTATTTCTCGCCAGCTCTGGTGGGGCCACCGCATCCCGGCGTGGTACGACAACGACGGCAAGGTGTATGTTGGCCGCTCGGAAGAGGAAGTGCGCGAGAAACACAATCTGGGCGATATCGAACTGCGTCAGGACGACGACGTACTCGATACCTGGTTCTCCTCCGGCCTGTGGACCTTCGGCACCCTCGGCTGGCCGGAAGAAACACCGGAGCTCAACACCTTCCACCCCACCAGCGTGCTGGTGACCGGCTTCGATATCATTTTCTTCTGGGTCGCTCGCATGATGATGCTGACCCTGTACTTCAAAAAAGAAGTGCCGTTTAAAAACGTGTACGTCCACGGCCTGGTGCGCGATGGCCAGGGCCAGAAGATGTCCAAGTCCAAGGGCAACGTGCTGGACCCCATCGACCTGATCGATGGTATCGACCTGGAGAGTCTTGTACAGAAGCGCACTTCGGGCATGCAGGTGCCGCATCTGCGCGAAAAGATTGAAAAGCAGACACGCAAGGAATTCCCGGAGGGCCTCGCCGCCTATGGCACCGACGCCCTGCGTTACACCTACTACTCGCTGGCCTCCACCGGACGCGACATCAAGTTCGATGTAGGCCGCATTGAAGGCTTCCGCAACTTCTGCAACAAAATCTGGAACGCGTCGCGTTACGTGCTGCAGAACTGCGAAGGCCACGATTGCGGGCAGGGCGGCAGCGAAGATTTCGAGCTGTCCATTGCCGATCGCTGGATCATCTCGCAACTGCAACGCACCGAGATCGCGGTGAAAGAAGCCATCGAAAGCTACCGCTTCGACCTGGCCTCCCAGGCGCTGTACGATTTTGTCTGGAGTGAATACTGCAGCTGGTATCTGGAACTGTCCAAGCCGGTACTGTGGGATGACAACGCCAGCGACGCAGTCAAGAAAGGCACCCGCCGCACCCTGATCCGTGTGCTGGAGACCGTCCTGCGCCTGCTGCACCCGATGATGCCGTATATCACCGAGGAAGTCTGGCAGCGTGTGAAAGCCCTGGCAGGCAAGGCCGGCGACACCATCATGTTGCAGCCCTACCCGGAAGCCAACGAGCATCGCATCGATGAAAACGCTGAAGCGGCCATTGCCTGGCTAAAAGAGGTTATCGAAGGGGTGCGTAATATTCGCGGTGAAATCAATATCTCCCCGGCGAAGAAAATCCCCCTGATCCTACGCAACGGTGATGAACGAGATGCGGCCCTGCTCAAGCAGACCCGCAGCCTGTTGACCAAACTGGCCAGTCTGGAATCCATCGACTGGCTGGAAAAAGGCGCTGAAGCTCCGGCCTCCTCCACCGCACTGGTGGGCGACCTGGAGCTGCTCGTACCCATGGCCGGCCTGATCGACGTAGAGGCGGAAAGTGCCCGGGTCCAGAAGGAGCTGGACAAGCTGGATAAAAACCTGGCGCAAGTCGCCGGCAAACTGAAAAACCCGAATTTTGTCGACAAAGCCCCTGAGGCGGTGGTCAACAAAGAGCGGGAACGACTGGCTGAACTGGAAAGCGCCCGCGTGCGTTTTACTGAGCAGCTGGAGTCGCTGAAGAACCTGTAA
- a CDS encoding DNA polymerase III subunit chi, with protein sequence MTRIDFYVLASENPDAIPDFACRLAEKAFRNGLRVLIAVDSPQQAEQLDERLWTFREDSFLPHAPQNLDQQAAIEINSGEDPGQHHGLLINLCTDIPGWFSRFDRLAEIVCQHPDSLARSRTRYSHFRDRGYPLQSHKIPN encoded by the coding sequence ATGACCCGTATCGACTTCTACGTTTTGGCCTCAGAGAATCCAGATGCAATTCCGGACTTTGCCTGCCGTCTTGCCGAAAAAGCGTTCCGCAACGGCCTGCGGGTATTGATCGCCGTGGACAGCCCGCAGCAGGCCGAGCAACTGGACGAACGCCTGTGGACCTTTCGGGAAGACAGCTTCCTGCCCCATGCGCCACAGAACCTCGACCAGCAGGCCGCCATTGAAATCAATAGCGGCGAAGATCCCGGCCAGCACCACGGCCTGCTCATCAACCTGTGCACCGACATTCCCGGCTGGTTCAGCCGGTTTGACCGTCTGGCGGAAATCGTCTGCCAGCACCCGGACTCCCTCGCCCGCTCGAGAACGCGATACAGTCACTTCCGCGATCGTGGATATCCGTTACAATCACACAAAATACCCAACTGA
- a CDS encoding leucyl aminopeptidase, translating to MQFTAKVTDISKQRSACAILAVDNKNRFTDSGSILDKANGGNLAKLLKRGDLGSAAGSTLLVPTLDGSAERVLLVRTSKTPVSATEFRKLASASANGVKSLKDATSYLSEVSVEGVDATWQAQQITLAAGLAGYKFTRCHSDAKPYPLAKFIVHAADKKQLKATQKGVDLGSGQAMGSNIARELGNLPGNICTPSYLASEAKALAKKHAKLTTTVLDNKKMESLGMGAFMSVAKGSDEPAAMIAMNYKGGKTGQKPIVLVGKGITFDTGGISLKPGMQMDEMKFDMCGAASVFGVMNALVEMNAPVNVVGVVAAAENMPSGRASKPGDIVTSMSGKTIEILNTDAEGRLVLCDALTWAGKFKPSVVIDVATLTGACVIALGNHATGLYANQDKLADELLAAGETTGDRAWRMPLWDEYQPMLNSNFADMQNIGGREAGSVTAACFLARFAEDYNWAHLDIAGSAWKSGAAKGATGRPVPLLLQYILNKK from the coding sequence ATGCAGTTCACCGCCAAGGTCACCGATATCAGCAAACAGCGCAGCGCTTGCGCCATTCTCGCCGTCGACAACAAAAATCGCTTCACCGATAGCGGCAGTATTCTCGACAAGGCAAATGGCGGCAATCTGGCGAAGCTGCTCAAGCGCGGCGACCTCGGCAGTGCCGCCGGCAGCACCCTTCTGGTTCCTACCCTGGATGGCAGCGCCGAGCGTGTGTTGCTGGTGCGCACCAGTAAAACGCCCGTTTCCGCCACCGAGTTCCGCAAGCTGGCCAGTGCCAGCGCCAATGGGGTGAAGTCCCTGAAAGATGCCACCAGCTACCTCTCCGAGGTTTCTGTCGAAGGCGTGGATGCGACCTGGCAGGCACAGCAGATTACGCTAGCTGCCGGTCTCGCTGGCTACAAATTCACCCGCTGTCACAGCGACGCCAAACCCTACCCGCTGGCCAAATTCATCGTACACGCTGCCGACAAAAAGCAGCTGAAGGCCACACAGAAGGGTGTGGATCTTGGCAGCGGCCAGGCCATGGGCAGCAATATTGCCCGCGAGCTGGGCAACCTACCCGGCAATATCTGCACCCCCAGCTATTTAGCCTCCGAGGCCAAGGCACTGGCCAAAAAACACGCAAAGCTGACCACCACGGTTCTCGACAACAAGAAAATGGAATCCCTCGGCATGGGCGCGTTCATGAGCGTCGCCAAGGGCAGCGACGAGCCGGCGGCGATGATCGCGATGAACTACAAGGGTGGCAAGACCGGCCAGAAGCCGATTGTACTGGTGGGCAAGGGCATCACCTTCGATACCGGCGGCATCAGCCTTAAGCCGGGCATGCAGATGGATGAAATGAAGTTCGACATGTGCGGCGCAGCCAGTGTGTTTGGCGTGATGAACGCGCTGGTGGAAATGAATGCACCGGTCAACGTGGTGGGTGTGGTTGCCGCTGCGGAAAATATGCCCAGCGGCCGCGCCAGCAAGCCCGGTGATATCGTCACCTCCATGAGCGGCAAAACCATCGAGATCCTGAACACCGACGCGGAAGGCCGTCTGGTACTGTGCGACGCCCTCACCTGGGCGGGCAAGTTCAAGCCCAGCGTGGTGATCGACGTGGCCACCCTCACCGGGGCCTGTGTCATCGCCCTCGGCAACCATGCGACAGGCCTGTATGCCAATCAGGACAAACTGGCCGACGAGCTGCTGGCTGCCGGTGAAACCACCGGTGACCGCGCCTGGCGCATGCCCTTGTGGGACGAGTACCAGCCGATGCTGAACTCCAATTTTGCCGATATGCAGAACATCGGTGGCCGCGAAGCCGGCTCCGTTACCGCCGCCTGCTTCCTGGCGCGCTTTGCCGAAGACTACAACTGGGCCCACCTGGATATCGCCGGCAGCGCCTGGAAATCCGGTGCCGCCAAAGGCGCTACCGGACGCCCGGTGCCGCTGTTGCTGCAATACATCCTGAATAAAAAGTGA
- the lptF gene encoding LPS export ABC transporter permease LptF — translation MIIFRYLCRELLGATLAVSAVLLLMVMSGRFVKYLAEAASGELSAGILFSLMGYRLPGFLELVIPLGFFVGILLAYGRLYIESEMTVLHACGFSERQLLRYTLVPALLVAAFVAAMSLYLTPTGIERTSHLLTADKTRSEFDHLVPKKFVATSGGRAVYYAEGLSDDKSTMHDVFLAELGNSRGNMETDHQIVTVAREGVQRIDPASGLRYLVLRDGYRYEGVPGQSDYRQMAFDSYEVLLEIPRLRTKSSEKLQSMSTAALWKSDNPRERVNLHWRFSLPVLVLVVAILAVPLSRTNPRQGRYAKMIPAVLLYIVYLVALQSVRGAIEDGKIEQAWAIWLVHPPFLILGLLLLGGRNHKPRKRRAEPPAGDANGGAHVPA, via the coding sequence GTGATTATTTTCCGCTACCTCTGTCGCGAACTGCTTGGCGCGACCCTGGCCGTCAGTGCCGTGTTACTGCTGATGGTGATGAGTGGCCGTTTTGTGAAGTACCTGGCGGAGGCCGCGTCGGGCGAGCTGTCTGCAGGTATTCTGTTCTCGCTGATGGGGTATCGCTTGCCCGGCTTTCTCGAACTGGTGATCCCGCTTGGGTTCTTCGTGGGCATTCTGCTGGCCTACGGGCGTCTGTATATAGAAAGCGAAATGACCGTGCTGCACGCCTGTGGTTTCAGTGAACGCCAGTTGCTGCGTTATACCCTGGTGCCGGCGCTGCTGGTGGCGGCCTTTGTTGCCGCCATGAGCCTGTATCTGACGCCCACCGGCATCGAGCGTACCTCCCACCTGCTGACGGCGGATAAAACCCGCAGCGAATTTGATCACCTGGTGCCGAAGAAGTTTGTCGCCACCAGTGGCGGCCGCGCGGTGTATTACGCCGAAGGTCTCAGTGACGACAAATCCACCATGCACGATGTGTTTCTCGCCGAGCTGGGCAATTCCCGCGGCAACATGGAAACAGATCACCAGATTGTTACCGTGGCCCGCGAAGGGGTGCAGCGCATCGATCCGGCCTCCGGGCTGCGTTACCTGGTGCTCCGCGATGGCTACCGGTACGAGGGCGTGCCGGGGCAGAGTGACTACCGGCAGATGGCATTCGACAGTTACGAGGTGCTGCTGGAAATTCCACGCCTGCGCACCAAGTCCAGTGAAAAGCTGCAGTCCATGTCTACCGCTGCGCTGTGGAAAAGCGACAATCCCCGCGAACGGGTCAACCTGCACTGGCGCTTCAGTTTGCCGGTGCTGGTATTGGTCGTGGCCATTCTGGCGGTGCCCCTGAGTCGTACCAATCCCCGTCAGGGACGCTATGCCAAGATGATCCCCGCGGTGCTGCTGTACATCGTTTATCTGGTTGCCCTGCAGAGTGTGCGCGGTGCCATTGAAGACGGCAAGATTGAACAGGCGTGGGCGATCTGGCTGGTGCACCCGCCGTTTTTGATTCTGGGGCTGTTACTGCTGGGTGGGCGCAATCACAAGCCGCGCAAGCGTCGCGCCGAGCCCCCCGCAGGTGACGCGAATGGAGGTGCCCATGTCCCGGCTTGA
- the lptG gene encoding LPS export ABC transporter permease LptG encodes MSRLDRYIARTVTMAILAVLLVILGLDVISAIVDQLGDLGDGYQFMNMLEYILWSLPERIYSQLGFSALVGCMVGLGTLAGTSELTVMRAAGISIGRIAWAVMKPVLVLIVLGLALAELVIPVTNQTAESRKAIAQGELENSGLEQGLWLHDRDEFVHFNAALPGGTLFGITRYRFDEDRQLQRVVFSERGLYEDGRWTLQNSRQTSLTPERATSSQEARSFWESDISPDLFSLVVPMPADLSPRNLWSYGKFLDRKGEDSARYWLAFWRKVLQPLTIAGLVMMAISFIFGPLREVTTGLRVFTGVIVGIVFQTVQDMLGPSSVVFGFSPFIAVLVPILASFLLGWLLLKRAR; translated from the coding sequence ATGTCCCGGCTTGATCGTTATATCGCCCGCACCGTCACCATGGCGATTCTCGCGGTGCTGCTGGTTATTCTCGGCCTGGACGTAATCTCAGCGATCGTTGACCAGCTGGGTGACCTTGGGGACGGCTACCAGTTTATGAACATGCTGGAGTACATACTCTGGTCGCTACCGGAACGTATATATAGCCAGCTGGGCTTTTCTGCGCTGGTGGGCTGTATGGTGGGTCTGGGAACCCTTGCCGGCACCAGTGAGCTGACGGTGATGCGGGCCGCGGGTATATCCATTGGGCGTATTGCATGGGCGGTTATGAAGCCGGTGCTGGTGCTGATCGTACTGGGACTGGCGCTGGCTGAACTGGTGATTCCGGTCACCAACCAGACGGCAGAGAGCCGCAAGGCGATTGCCCAGGGTGAGCTGGAAAATTCCGGCCTGGAGCAGGGGTTGTGGCTCCACGATCGCGATGAGTTTGTCCACTTTAATGCCGCCCTGCCGGGTGGCACCCTGTTTGGCATCACTCGTTATCGGTTTGATGAGGATCGTCAGTTGCAGCGGGTGGTGTTTTCCGAGCGCGGGCTGTATGAAGATGGCCGCTGGACGTTGCAAAACAGCCGGCAGACCAGCCTGACCCCCGAGCGTGCCACCAGCAGTCAGGAGGCGCGTTCCTTCTGGGAGTCGGATATTTCACCGGATCTGTTCTCCCTGGTGGTGCCCATGCCGGCGGATCTGTCGCCGCGCAATCTCTGGTCCTACGGCAAGTTTCTCGATCGCAAGGGCGAAGATTCAGCCCGTTACTGGCTGGCGTTCTGGCGTAAGGTATTGCAGCCGCTCACCATCGCGGGTTTGGTGATGATGGCGATTTCGTTTATTTTCGGGCCTCTGAGGGAGGTGACCACCGGCTTGCGGGTGTTTACCGGGGTGATCGTGGGGATTGTGTTCCAGACGGTGCAGGATATGCTCGGCCCATCGTCGGTTGTGTTCGGGTTTTCCCCGTTTATCGCCGTACTCGTGCCCATTCTGGCGAGCTTTCTGCTCGGCTGGTTGCTGCTGAAGCGGGCGCGCTAA
- a CDS encoding RDD family protein has protein sequence MPDSVKAPTQFNQLPHAGVLPRLMALIYDILIVAGLWMVYGFFAMMVATTFGGLQCQPEHLDYTPCVGGPLYRFGLLLVTAGYFFWSWRAAGQTIGMRAWRLMVANNNGVQLSWYQCFIRALVGPVSLGVFCLGFLWGYLRADGASWHDLASDSEVRRLPKKKKEKKL, from the coding sequence GTGCCCGATTCAGTCAAGGCGCCCACCCAGTTCAACCAACTTCCCCACGCCGGCGTGCTGCCAAGGCTGATGGCGTTGATTTACGATATTTTGATCGTTGCCGGGCTTTGGATGGTGTATGGATTCTTTGCGATGATGGTGGCGACCACCTTTGGTGGCCTGCAGTGCCAACCGGAACACCTGGACTATACCCCCTGCGTCGGCGGCCCCCTGTATCGGTTCGGCCTGCTGCTGGTTACAGCGGGCTATTTTTTCTGGTCCTGGCGCGCCGCAGGGCAAACCATCGGCATGCGCGCCTGGCGCCTGATGGTAGCCAACAATAACGGTGTACAGCTGAGCTGGTACCAGTGCTTTATCCGTGCACTGGTTGGCCCGGTGTCGCTGGGTGTGTTCTGCCTCGGGTTTCTATGGGGCTACCTGCGCGCCGACGGTGCCAGCTGGCACGACCTGGCCTCGGACTCCGAAGTTCGGCGACTGCCAAAAAAGAAGAAAGAAAAGAAACTGTAG